In the Lascolabacillus massiliensis genome, one interval contains:
- a CDS encoding head GIN domain-containing protein — protein sequence MKTVIKLAIIAVVLSISTMACTQTRYATDKFEVTAFTAIESSIVGNIIIRKGQTTEVTAEGSEEMLNLLEVEISNGTLELDMEDRLLKRLNRNANRLTVTIITPNLTYIENEGVGNIVIEGTFDTPELTIDSEGVGNITAENLQAGYIKVDSEGVGNIILKGSANNIDIKSEGVGNIEAERLKAKSVTVFSKGVGNVSCFASEYIKASSDGIGNITYYGKPQKTDVSKNGIGKVKSGN from the coding sequence ATGAAAACAGTAATTAAATTAGCAATAATCGCAGTTGTACTTTCAATTAGTACTATGGCATGCACTCAGACAAGGTATGCTACTGATAAGTTTGAAGTAACAGCTTTTACTGCAATTGAATCTTCAATTGTGGGTAATATTATTATCCGTAAAGGTCAAACCACAGAAGTTACTGCAGAGGGTAGTGAAGAAATGCTTAATCTATTAGAGGTTGAAATTTCAAACGGTACTTTGGAGTTAGATATGGAGGATCGTTTGCTTAAAAGGTTAAATAGAAATGCAAACAGGTTAACAGTCACAATAATTACACCCAACCTCACTTATATTGAAAATGAAGGTGTAGGAAATATTGTAATAGAAGGTACATTTGATACTCCTGAACTTACCATAGACTCAGAAGGTGTGGGAAATATTACTGCAGAGAACTTACAGGCAGGGTATATAAAAGTTGACTCTGAAGGTGTAGGAAATATTATTCTTAAAGGTTCAGCAAATAATATAGATATTAAATCTGAAGGTGTGGGAAATATTGAAGCAGAGCGTCTAAAAGCAAAAAGTGTTACAGTCTTTTCTAAAGGTGTTGGTAATGTAAGTTGCTTTGCATCTGAATATATAAAAGCGTCATCTGATGGTATTGGTAATATTACATATTATGGTAAACCACAGAAAACAGATGTGTCAAAAAATGGTATAGGAAAAGTAAAATCAGGCAATTAG
- a CDS encoding efflux RND transporter periplasmic adaptor subunit, producing MKRILRIIGLVLLGLLVISTFMFLWQKSRPKVVQYTIVTAQKGDIQKSTVATGKVEPRNEILIKPQMSGIISEVYKEAGDMVKAGDIIAKIQVVPDMVNLSSAESRVERAKLAANQSRSNYERDLKLYQNDVISREEFEKVELQYKNDEEELRAATDNLSLVRTGITQSSAQTSNTLVRSTVDGTILDIPVKVGNSVIQTNNFNDGTTVASVADLSDMLFIGKIDETEVGRLTSGMPIEITIGAIQGRTIPANLEYISPKGTEESGAILFEMKAALKIPEDLFIRAGYSANANIILDKREQVLTIPESSLEFSGDSAFVYMVKNEEPQEFERHFVKIGLSDGINIEVTEGLKENDRIRGSEIIEERK from the coding sequence ATGAAACGAATTTTGAGAATTATTGGATTAGTGCTTTTAGGCCTTTTGGTAATATCCACTTTTATGTTTTTATGGCAGAAATCACGACCTAAAGTGGTTCAATACACAATTGTAACCGCTCAAAAAGGTGACATACAAAAAAGTACTGTAGCTACTGGTAAAGTAGAACCTAGAAACGAAATTCTTATAAAACCACAAATGTCAGGAATCATTTCTGAAGTTTATAAGGAGGCGGGTGATATGGTTAAGGCTGGAGATATTATTGCTAAGATTCAAGTAGTTCCAGATATGGTTAACCTAAGTAGTGCCGAATCAAGAGTAGAAAGGGCTAAACTTGCTGCTAATCAAAGTCGCAGTAACTATGAGAGAGATCTCAAACTATATCAGAATGATGTCATCTCGAGAGAGGAGTTTGAAAAGGTAGAACTACAATATAAGAACGATGAGGAGGAGCTTCGTGCTGCAACTGATAATCTTAGTTTAGTAAGAACAGGTATTACACAAAGTTCAGCACAGACAAGTAATACACTTGTCAGATCAACAGTAGACGGTACTATCCTGGATATACCTGTTAAGGTTGGTAATTCAGTGATTCAGACAAATAACTTTAACGATGGAACAACTGTTGCATCTGTAGCTGACTTAAGCGACATGCTCTTTATTGGCAAAATTGATGAAACTGAAGTTGGACGCTTAACATCGGGTATGCCTATTGAAATTACAATTGGAGCTATTCAGGGACGTACAATTCCTGCAAATTTGGAGTATATATCTCCAAAAGGAACAGAAGAAAGCGGTGCAATTCTTTTTGAGATGAAAGCGGCTCTTAAAATACCCGAGGACCTGTTTATCAGAGCTGGATATAGCGCTAATGCAAATATTATATTGGATAAAAGAGAACAGGTATTAACCATACCAGAAAGCTCACTTGAATTCAGTGGTGATTCTGCATTTGTTTATATGGTTAAGAATGAAGAACCACAAGAATTTGAACGTCATTTTGTTAAGATTGGTTTATCTGATGGGATAAATATTGAGGTAACTGAAGGACTTAAAGAAAATGACAGAATACGGGGGTCAGAGATAATTGAGGAAAGAAAATAA
- a CDS encoding TolC family protein, with translation MQLRYRLLYLFIAVGSLITAAGQQQYTLLECIEIALENNRDIKQQELNKQQRMVAYSQARADLLPAVNASAGHNFIFGRSIGLDNTYQNTNSSQSNFNIVADITLFDGLRMKHNIDARKADMMVSEANLERIQDEIIMSVSTAFLQALLNRELLTIAENQIQTTRENLKRSTELVNSGKMAKGELYEIEAQLAKEEVNRVQAENNYKLALLDLAQIMELEKFDDFEIVSPPAEALIDETPLLSSQMVYESALVNRPEIRSLQYQLESSTKEMLMAKSQYFPTLSFGASIGTGYYNMNGRDNDPFATQLRNNISNSLGFSLRIPIFNRFQIKNSVQNAQIAIANSRLEMDKTKLELRKRIEQAFYNAVGAESRWEAAKKSVTASNEAYRFAEEKHESGRATSYELFLAKNNQTQALGEEAQAKYEYAFRLKILELLKD, from the coding sequence ATGCAACTCAGATATAGATTATTATACCTATTTATTGCTGTTGGTTCACTAATTACAGCAGCGGGTCAGCAACAATATACATTGCTTGAATGTATAGAGATAGCACTTGAAAATAACCGTGATATCAAACAGCAAGAGCTGAATAAACAACAGCGAATGGTAGCATACAGTCAAGCCCGTGCTGATCTGTTGCCTGCTGTTAATGCATCTGCTGGTCACAACTTTATTTTTGGACGTTCAATTGGTCTCGACAACACCTATCAGAATACAAACTCATCTCAATCAAATTTCAATATTGTTGCTGATATAACTTTATTTGATGGTTTACGAATGAAGCATAATATTGATGCCCGAAAAGCTGATATGATGGTTTCAGAAGCCAACCTGGAGAGAATACAGGATGAAATTATAATGAGTGTGTCGACTGCATTCTTACAAGCCTTGCTAAACAGAGAATTGCTTACTATTGCCGAAAACCAAATCCAGACAACAAGAGAGAATCTAAAAAGAAGCACTGAACTGGTAAACAGTGGAAAAATGGCAAAGGGAGAGCTGTATGAAATTGAGGCTCAGCTTGCCAAAGAGGAAGTAAATCGTGTACAGGCAGAAAATAACTATAAACTGGCATTATTGGATCTTGCACAGATTATGGAACTTGAAAAATTTGATGATTTCGAGATTGTTTCTCCCCCTGCAGAGGCATTAATTGATGAAACACCTCTTTTATCATCTCAAATGGTTTATGAAAGTGCGCTAGTAAACAGACCTGAAATCAGAAGTTTACAATATCAGCTCGAAAGCAGCACAAAGGAAATGTTGATGGCAAAATCGCAGTACTTTCCGACATTAAGCTTCGGTGCAAGTATAGGTACAGGATACTATAATATGAATGGCAGGGATAATGATCCTTTTGCTACTCAACTTAGAAACAATATAAGTAACTCACTCGGATTCAGCCTCAGGATCCCCATATTCAACAGATTTCAGATAAAGAATAGTGTTCAAAATGCACAAATTGCAATTGCGAACAGTCGTTTAGAAATGGATAAAACAAAGCTTGAACTGCGTAAACGAATTGAACAGGCTTTCTATAATGCTGTTGGAGCTGAGAGCAGATGGGAAGCTGCTAAGAAGTCGGTTACAGCCAGCAATGAAGCATACAGATTTGCGGAAGAAAAGCATGAAAGCGGGCGAGCAACTTCTTATGAATTGTTTCTTGCAAAAAATAATCAAACACAAGCATTAGGAGAAGAAGCTCAAGCTAAATATGAATATGCATTCCGATTGAAAATATTAGAATTGTTAAAAGATTGA
- a CDS encoding glycosyltransferase family 117 protein, with product MSKYKLINNISGWVVFAIAATVYLLTIEPTASFWDCGEFITSAYKLEVGHPPGAPFFMLVGNFFTQLAKDPSQVAMMVNIMSALMSAFTILFLFWTITHLTRKLLQKSSDVVLNAGQTTAVIGSGIVGALVYTFSDTFWFSAVEGEVYAFSSMLTALVFWLILKWEDNADKPHSDKWLVLIAYVMGLSIGVHLLNLLCIPAIVLVYYFKKNEKANWKGALKALLVSFGLIIILMWGVIPGFTKIGGWFELLFVNSFGLPYNSGVLFYLLILVGTITMGLYYTISSSSNERNARIAFFATLALTGVLFISGSPWLWVILIATVAYIVFKSKKISMRFINLSISCFMVILVGFSAYALIPIRSSANPPLDLNSPEDIFSLGSYLNREQYGQTPLIHGTTYASKIARSADGTAIIEGERVSYKQVVKNSPDEKDRYEKTTSPIYKYTNTMLLPRMHSNPNNPAFQNHIMGYERWGGVTDQNKKPSFFQNLKFMFGYQFNYMYWRYFMWNFSGRQNDIQGDGGITAGNWITGISFIDEHVLGLGPQDDIAPDIVNNKGRNKYYMLPLILGIIGILYQLKLKERGMQSFIVVFLLFFMTGLAIILYLNQTFMEPRERDYAYAGSFYAFSIWIGMGVAGISLFLKKYIKNTRVATVVASVACLFVPIQMASQNWDDHDRSGRTLARDTGMNYLSSVGENAILFTNGDNDTYPLWYVQETEGFRTDVRVTNLSFLQTEWYIDQLLKPAYESEPLPIKWSRPRYSGDDGSAAFVISKEEIESVLRQSEIPSVSYGNYYDRNAFRDTISLKQTMENLRTGENSRPANPFNTGNTQVIPGDILYLDVDSSAVDWKNMAAKPTDKMLINLSGKQAVYRHELMVLELLTNLNDDNWNRPLYYATTITPSLYMNLQDHNFSLNGLAYQVVPGEPLNNGVNLEAAFDNMVNKFRWGGLENDPDIYMDQTSRRMLSTFRLYFTHLVDALVDAGENEKALTALDKITSMIPDSAVSYGTDGVIFARAYYKLGEYEKANELITEIHNRINANLNWFERLKPVQIANTMTDIIYNNVSPLMLVKNIYQQYDKEKYKLLTDDLLQRAQVYYMKGIPYVGDTILREITDSAVRGYYSVPSDDTIRRAEEEEIMQKAMGVMKQFNPRLLEQYSSSTQ from the coding sequence ATGTCTAAATACAAGCTTATCAATAACATCTCGGGTTGGGTGGTTTTTGCGATTGCTGCCACAGTTTATCTTCTTACAATAGAACCTACAGCCAGTTTCTGGGATTGTGGAGAATTTATAACATCAGCATACAAGCTTGAAGTTGGACATCCACCAGGTGCTCCTTTTTTTATGCTTGTTGGCAACTTCTTCACACAACTGGCAAAAGATCCTTCGCAGGTAGCAATGATGGTAAATATTATGTCCGCTCTTATGAGTGCATTTACTATTTTGTTCCTTTTCTGGACAATAACTCACCTAACTAGAAAACTATTACAAAAAAGCAGTGATGTTGTTTTAAATGCTGGTCAAACTACCGCAGTTATTGGAAGCGGAATTGTAGGTGCACTTGTTTATACCTTTTCTGATACATTTTGGTTTTCAGCAGTTGAAGGTGAAGTATATGCCTTTTCATCAATGCTAACTGCACTTGTATTCTGGTTGATTCTAAAATGGGAAGATAATGCAGACAAACCACACTCAGATAAATGGTTAGTACTCATTGCTTATGTAATGGGGCTCTCAATAGGCGTCCATCTGCTAAATCTGTTGTGTATACCTGCAATTGTTCTTGTATACTATTTTAAGAAAAATGAAAAAGCCAACTGGAAAGGGGCTTTAAAAGCTCTTCTAGTTTCATTTGGACTTATCATAATATTGATGTGGGGAGTAATACCAGGTTTCACTAAAATTGGAGGATGGTTTGAACTTCTGTTTGTTAACAGCTTTGGATTACCATATAATTCAGGAGTATTATTTTATTTACTGATACTGGTTGGAACAATTACAATGGGACTTTACTACACCATATCTTCCAGTAGTAATGAAAGAAATGCAAGAATTGCATTCTTTGCTACACTGGCTTTGACTGGTGTATTGTTTATAAGTGGAAGTCCCTGGCTTTGGGTAATACTTATTGCTACAGTCGCATATATAGTTTTCAAATCCAAGAAAATAAGCATGAGGTTTATAAACCTATCAATTTCATGCTTCATGGTGATTCTAGTTGGTTTCTCAGCTTATGCTCTGATACCAATAAGATCAAGTGCTAACCCACCGCTCGATCTTAATTCACCCGAAGATATATTCTCACTTGGAAGCTACCTGAATCGCGAACAGTATGGACAGACTCCGCTGATACATGGTACAACTTATGCGTCTAAGATAGCGAGAAGTGCAGACGGTACTGCAATTATAGAAGGTGAGCGTGTAAGTTATAAACAGGTTGTGAAAAATTCCCCTGATGAAAAGGATCGTTATGAGAAGACCACTTCACCAATATATAAATACACTAATACAATGCTCCTGCCAAGGATGCATTCAAACCCTAATAATCCAGCATTTCAGAATCATATTATGGGTTATGAGAGATGGGGAGGTGTTACAGATCAAAACAAGAAACCTTCATTTTTTCAGAATCTGAAGTTCATGTTTGGTTACCAGTTCAATTATATGTACTGGCGATATTTTATGTGGAATTTCTCTGGGAGACAAAATGATATACAGGGTGATGGAGGAATAACTGCAGGTAACTGGATTACCGGTATTTCCTTTATTGATGAACATGTACTGGGTCTTGGACCTCAGGATGATATTGCTCCTGATATTGTTAATAACAAAGGAAGGAATAAATACTATATGTTGCCACTCATATTAGGTATCATAGGTATTTTATATCAGCTAAAGCTAAAAGAAAGAGGAATGCAGAGCTTTATAGTTGTATTTCTGCTGTTCTTTATGACAGGTCTGGCAATTATTCTTTATCTAAATCAGACATTCATGGAGCCAAGAGAAAGGGATTATGCCTATGCAGGATCATTCTACGCTTTTTCAATATGGATTGGAATGGGAGTTGCAGGGATATCTCTATTCCTCAAAAAATATATAAAAAACACTCGAGTTGCTACTGTAGTTGCATCTGTAGCCTGCTTGTTTGTTCCAATACAGATGGCATCTCAGAATTGGGATGACCATGATCGTTCAGGCAGAACTCTTGCTCGTGACACAGGAATGAATTATCTGAGTAGTGTAGGAGAAAATGCTATTCTATTTACAAATGGGGATAATGATACCTACCCTCTGTGGTATGTTCAGGAGACCGAAGGCTTCAGAACAGATGTAAGGGTTACAAATTTGAGTTTCCTGCAAACGGAATGGTATATAGATCAGCTTTTAAAGCCTGCTTATGAATCTGAACCATTACCAATAAAATGGTCTCGCCCAAGATACTCGGGTGATGATGGTAGTGCGGCTTTTGTCATTTCAAAAGAAGAAATTGAAAGTGTACTAAGGCAGAGTGAGATTCCTTCTGTTTCTTATGGTAATTATTACGACAGAAACGCGTTCCGTGATACAATCTCACTGAAACAGACTATGGAGAATTTAAGGACAGGTGAAAACTCTCGACCTGCAAATCCTTTTAACACAGGTAATACACAGGTTATTCCTGGTGATATCCTTTATCTGGATGTTGACAGTTCTGCCGTTGACTGGAAAAATATGGCTGCTAAACCTACTGACAAGATGCTGATAAATCTTTCAGGGAAACAGGCTGTTTACAGGCATGAACTGATGGTTCTGGAGCTTCTCACTAATCTTAATGATGACAACTGGAATAGACCACTCTATTACGCTACAACAATCACTCCTTCACTATATATGAATTTGCAGGATCATAACTTCTCTCTGAATGGTCTCGCCTATCAGGTAGTTCCGGGAGAACCTCTTAATAATGGTGTGAACCTGGAGGCTGCATTCGATAATATGGTTAATAAATTCAGATGGGGTGGTCTTGAAAATGATCCTGATATTTATATGGATCAAACCAGTAGAAGAATGTTGTCAACATTCAGGTTATATTTCACTCATTTGGTTGATGCTCTAGTCGATGCAGGGGAAAATGAGAAAGCTTTGACAGCTCTCGATAAAATCACTTCAATGATACCTGACAGTGCTGTTTCATATGGAACTGACGGTGTTATCTTTGCTAGAGCATACTACAAGCTTGGTGAATATGAAAAAGCAAATGAGCTTATCACAGAAATCCATAACAGGATTAATGCAAACCTAAACTGGTTCGAGAGATTAAAGCCTGTACAGATTGCAAATACAATGACTGATATTATATATAATAATGTTAGTCCGCTAATGCTAGTTAAAAATATTTATCAGCAGTATGATAAAGAGAAATATAAGCTGTTGACAGATGACCTATTACAAAGAGCACAGGTTTACTATATGAAAGGTATTCCTTATGTAGGAGATACTATTTTAAGAGAGATCACTGATAGTGCAGTAAGGGGTTATTACTCCGTACCTTCTGATGATACAATACGTCGTGCCGAAGAGGAAGAGATTATGCAAAAAGCAATGGGTGTAATGAAGCAATTTAATCCTCGATTACTCGAACAATATAGTAGTTCAACACAATAG
- a CDS encoding ABC transporter permease, with protein MFDLDRLQEIWITITHNKSRSVLTAFGVFWGMFMLVLMVGAGSALESGISSQVEGFATNSAFFASSPTSLPYKGFQKGRNWNMTNSDIPIIKQRVDELEYLSPVLFAGGSDENVVRGEKKGSYLVKGCYPEYDLIEKSKLLYGRYVNDIDIAERRKVCVIGERIYEVLFQKGQDPTGQQIRVNGIYFQVIGVARSTSGVSIGGRTEETVVLPFSTMQQAFNQGNIIHFLAATADRGVPVKIVQDKILEILKQQHQISPDDKEAVFTMNIEEQFKMFNYLGIGISALIWIVGLGTLFAGAIGVSNIMLVTVRERTKEIGIRRALGATPRNIIGQILSESVVLTVIAGVTGIIVGVGLLRATGIVLSQGDQFFKDPQISFSMAVISLIILIVIGTFAGYIPAQRAMMIKPVEAISEE; from the coding sequence ATATTCGATTTAGATAGATTACAAGAGATCTGGATTACCATAACTCATAATAAATCCAGAAGTGTACTCACTGCCTTTGGTGTTTTCTGGGGAATGTTTATGCTTGTGTTAATGGTAGGTGCAGGATCTGCGCTTGAAAGTGGAATATCTTCTCAAGTTGAAGGATTTGCAACCAATTCTGCATTCTTCGCATCTTCTCCAACTTCACTTCCATATAAAGGATTTCAGAAAGGTAGAAACTGGAATATGACAAACAGTGATATCCCAATTATCAAACAACGTGTTGATGAACTGGAATATTTGTCCCCTGTGCTTTTTGCCGGTGGTAGTGATGAAAATGTGGTGAGAGGAGAAAAAAAAGGTTCCTATCTAGTTAAAGGATGCTACCCTGAATATGATCTCATAGAAAAAAGTAAACTATTGTATGGTAGGTATGTAAATGATATAGATATAGCTGAAAGAAGAAAAGTTTGCGTAATTGGAGAACGTATTTATGAAGTACTTTTTCAGAAAGGACAAGACCCTACAGGTCAACAGATCAGGGTTAACGGCATTTACTTTCAGGTAATAGGTGTAGCCAGAAGCACTTCGGGTGTTAGCATTGGAGGTCGCACTGAAGAAACAGTTGTTCTACCTTTTTCTACAATGCAGCAAGCTTTTAATCAAGGTAATATAATACACTTTTTAGCTGCTACAGCAGATAGAGGTGTCCCTGTGAAGATAGTTCAGGATAAGATTCTTGAAATACTTAAACAACAGCATCAAATTTCGCCGGATGACAAGGAGGCTGTATTTACTATGAATATAGAAGAACAGTTTAAGATGTTCAACTACCTTGGGATAGGAATATCAGCATTAATATGGATTGTTGGATTGGGGACACTGTTTGCAGGTGCAATAGGTGTAAGTAATATAATGTTGGTTACTGTACGTGAAAGAACTAAGGAGATTGGTATCAGACGAGCTTTGGGTGCTACTCCACGAAACATCATTGGACAGATACTAAGTGAAAGTGTTGTACTTACTGTAATTGCAGGAGTAACTGGAATTATAGTAGGAGTAGGACTACTCAGGGCTACAGGTATCGTTTTGAGTCAGGGTGATCAGTTCTTTAAAGATCCGCAAATCTCATTTTCAATGGCAGTAATCTCATTAATCATACTTATTGTTATTGGAACATTTGCAGGATATATCCCTGCACAGCGAGCTATGATGATTAAACCGGTTGAAGCAATCAGTGAAGAATAA
- a CDS encoding ABC transporter permease has translation MIDLLQEIFETLKKNKMRTTLTGLSVSWGIFILIVLLGAGNGLQNGVIQNFSSRAVNRVNLYPGRTSIPHNGLKSDRQLSFTNEEVDFIREEVSESRLITARLNNTMNITYGNEFGSYEIRGVMPNYWLIEKLIIKPGDGRFINHLDMKEHNKVIVLDKKIADLLFPGESALGKTVKVGNLMFKVVGINSKKEDWGGSRAYIPFTTSQSIFNPSGKFYNIVFTVDGLNTKEANDKFNETLRTMMSRRLNFNPEDEQALWISNAQSEYVETMKIFGGITLFVTIIGILTLIAGIVGVSNIMLVSVKERTREIGIRKAIGAKPSSILKTIILESIIITTIFGYIGLIMGIGLTEIVNFIMEQAANGQPVSDEPQMSVFTNPTVEIGYAIFATIVLIISGVIAGYLPARKAVKVKPIEAMRQE, from the coding sequence ATGATAGACCTTCTGCAGGAAATATTCGAGACACTCAAAAAAAACAAGATGCGTACTACCTTGACAGGCTTGTCTGTCTCATGGGGTATATTCATACTTATTGTTCTGCTTGGTGCGGGCAATGGTCTGCAAAATGGTGTAATACAAAATTTCAGTTCAAGAGCTGTGAACCGAGTTAATCTATACCCGGGAAGGACCTCTATACCTCATAATGGACTCAAATCCGACCGACAACTTTCATTCACTAATGAAGAGGTGGATTTTATTAGAGAGGAGGTTTCTGAAAGCAGGCTGATAACAGCACGACTTAACAACACTATGAATATTACTTATGGTAATGAATTCGGGTCTTACGAAATAAGGGGGGTAATGCCTAACTATTGGTTAATAGAAAAATTAATAATCAAACCAGGTGATGGCCGCTTTATTAATCACCTCGATATGAAAGAGCATAACAAGGTAATAGTACTTGATAAAAAAATAGCCGATCTATTGTTTCCCGGTGAATCTGCTTTAGGTAAAACTGTAAAGGTGGGCAACCTAATGTTTAAAGTTGTTGGAATAAATTCTAAGAAGGAGGACTGGGGTGGTTCAAGAGCCTATATTCCATTCACAACTTCCCAGTCGATATTTAATCCAAGCGGGAAATTCTACAACATTGTATTTACTGTTGATGGGCTTAATACAAAAGAGGCTAATGATAAATTCAATGAAACTTTGAGAACCATGATGAGCAGGAGGCTCAATTTCAATCCTGAAGATGAGCAAGCTCTTTGGATTAGTAATGCCCAGTCAGAGTATGTTGAAACAATGAAGATATTTGGCGGTATAACTCTTTTTGTAACTATAATCGGGATATTAACTCTTATTGCCGGAATAGTTGGTGTTAGTAATATTATGTTAGTCTCTGTAAAAGAGAGAACACGTGAAATTGGCATACGCAAAGCTATAGGTGCCAAGCCATCATCAATATTAAAGACTATAATACTTGAATCTATTATAATTACAACAATATTTGGCTATATCGGATTAATAATGGGTATTGGTCTCACTGAAATTGTTAATTTCATCATGGAACAGGCTGCAAACGGACAACCGGTTTCTGACGAACCCCAAATGTCGGTTTTCACCAATCCAACAGTAGAGATTGGCTATGCAATCTTTGCAACTATTGTACTTATTATCTCAGGTGTAATTGCAGGATATCTGCCAGCTCGCAAAGCTGTAAAGGTGAAGCCCATTGAGGCCATGAGACAGGAATAA
- a CDS encoding ABC transporter ATP-binding protein: MITIRQLHKSYHTEALPLHVLKGIDLQIDKGEYVSITGASGSGKSTLLNIIGILDTYDSGDYYLNGSLIKGLSETEAAHYRNEMIGFVFQSFNLINFKNALENVALPLYYKKVSRKKRNIIAMEHLDKMGLKDWAHHLPNEMSGGQKQRVAIARAMISNPKIILADEPTGALDSTTTKEVMEVLTNLNKEGITTIIVTHEKSVSEATNRIIHLKDGMIEYETRKDNGIHVTTQNLNYQSL, translated from the coding sequence ATGATAACAATCAGGCAATTACATAAATCTTATCACACCGAAGCACTCCCACTTCACGTACTTAAAGGAATAGATTTACAAATAGATAAAGGTGAATATGTTTCCATAACAGGAGCATCAGGTTCAGGCAAATCAACTTTGCTTAATATTATCGGAATATTGGACACTTATGATTCGGGTGATTATTACCTGAATGGCAGCCTTATAAAAGGTTTATCAGAAACCGAAGCTGCACATTACAGAAATGAAATGATAGGATTTGTGTTTCAATCTTTCAATTTGATTAATTTCAAGAATGCTCTCGAAAACGTAGCTCTCCCACTCTACTATAAAAAAGTAAGCCGCAAAAAACGCAATATTATTGCAATGGAGCATCTTGATAAAATGGGATTAAAAGATTGGGCTCATCACTTACCAAATGAAATGTCGGGTGGACAAAAACAGCGTGTAGCAATAGCAAGAGCAATGATTTCAAACCCTAAGATAATATTAGCGGACGAACCTACAGGTGCACTTGACAGTACAACGACTAAAGAGGTTATGGAGGTACTAACTAATCTTAATAAAGAGGGAATTACTACCATAATTGTAACTCATGAGAAATCTGTTTCTGAAGCCACCAATCGTATTATCCACCTGAAAGATGGTATGATTGAGTATGAGACCAGAAAGGATAATGGTATTCATGTTACAACTCAAAATCTAAATTATCAGTCTTTATGA
- a CDS encoding polysaccharide deacetylase family protein → MLIEQPPILYRLLFPNSIWRLRVPDKKTVYLTFDDGPIPEVTPWVLSILNKYNIKATFFCVGDNVRKYGHIYDQIIKEGHITGNHTFHHMQGWKNSPKKFLSDTNDAGKLINSQLFRPPHGHMIFPQPGLLKKNGYKIIMWDVVTRDYSRFMTPEQVLANVKRYTRDGSVIVFHDSLKAEKNLRYALPLSIEWLLEQGYSFELIPSYR, encoded by the coding sequence ATGCTAATTGAACAACCACCAATACTATATAGGTTATTATTTCCAAATTCGATCTGGCGACTTAGAGTACCGGATAAAAAAACTGTATATCTTACATTTGATGATGGCCCTATACCTGAAGTTACACCTTGGGTACTGAGCATATTAAACAAATATAATATAAAGGCAACCTTCTTCTGTGTTGGAGATAATGTTCGCAAATATGGTCATATATATGATCAGATTATAAAAGAAGGACACATAACCGGCAATCACACTTTTCACCACATGCAGGGATGGAAAAATTCGCCTAAGAAGTTCCTGAGTGATACAAATGATGCCGGTAAATTAATAAATTCACAACTATTTAGACCACCTCATGGTCATATGATTTTTCCTCAACCAGGTTTATTGAAGAAAAATGGATATAAAATTATAATGTGGGATGTGGTGACTCGAGATTATAGTAGATTTATGACACCTGAGCAGGTACTCGCAAATGTAAAAAGGTATACCCGTGACGGATCGGTGATTGTATTTCATGATTCACTAAAAGCAGAAAAGAATTTAAGATATGCTTTGCCTCTTTCAATTGAATGGTTGCTTGAGCAGGGATACTCTTTTGAATTGATCCCTTCTTATAGATAG